The Streptomyces sp. NBC_01255 genome window below encodes:
- a CDS encoding PH domain-containing protein, with translation MLLATAAVLCGVAGGAGLPTTLGLAGSRPLWQALSWVLAGAFLLVLGGTLVDYVRLRRTRYRIGPERVELHTGLLLIKRRSLARERIRSVDLTANPLQRVLGLVKVRIGTGESTGGSESTLELDLVTRAEGELLRHELLARAATDPAGLPDDGALATVDPRWIRYAPVSFLAPALGGAAAGSVMQVSEWFGAQAEVIDWIGDRFRDVSLTWMLVDLVLIATVVGAVGALGLWVEMWWNYRLEREPGGTLRVRRGLLTARSVSIEERRLRGIEVVEPLGVRLCGAARVDAVATGLAKDDGDKHTDLKTLLPAVPRELADRVAAQVLREPEPPTGTPLAAHPRAARTRRLRWALWTVAAPVALLVGLGLLLTPVLLYVAAGCAVVLTPLAVLLALDAYRSLGHGVSGDYLVARSGTVRRATVALQRSGVIGWTVKQSYFQRRAGLLTLTATTAAGEGAYDIYDAGESQGLTFAAEAVPDLLAPFIEPVPTPEARSTEQ, from the coding sequence ATGCTCCTGGCCACCGCCGCCGTCCTGTGCGGTGTGGCCGGCGGCGCCGGCCTGCCCACGACCCTCGGCCTCGCCGGATCCAGGCCACTGTGGCAGGCCCTCTCCTGGGTCCTCGCCGGAGCCTTCCTCCTCGTCCTCGGCGGCACCCTCGTCGACTACGTCCGCTTGCGCCGTACCCGCTACCGCATCGGTCCCGAGCGGGTCGAACTCCACACCGGGCTCCTGCTGATCAAACGCCGCTCCCTGGCCCGCGAGCGCATCCGCAGCGTCGACCTCACCGCCAACCCCCTCCAGCGGGTCCTCGGCCTCGTCAAGGTCCGCATCGGCACCGGTGAGAGCACCGGCGGCAGCGAGTCCACGCTCGAACTCGACCTGGTCACCCGCGCCGAGGGCGAGCTCCTCCGCCACGAGCTCCTTGCCCGCGCCGCCACCGACCCCGCCGGCCTGCCCGACGACGGTGCCCTCGCCACCGTCGACCCGCGCTGGATCCGCTACGCCCCGGTCTCCTTCCTCGCCCCGGCCCTCGGCGGCGCGGCGGCCGGATCCGTCATGCAGGTCAGCGAGTGGTTCGGCGCCCAGGCCGAGGTCATCGACTGGATAGGGGACCGCTTCCGGGACGTCTCCCTCACCTGGATGCTCGTCGACCTGGTCCTCATCGCCACCGTCGTTGGAGCCGTCGGTGCCCTCGGGCTCTGGGTCGAGATGTGGTGGAACTACCGCCTGGAGCGCGAGCCCGGCGGCACCCTGCGCGTCCGCCGCGGGCTCCTCACCGCACGCTCGGTCTCCATCGAGGAGCGCCGGCTGCGCGGGATCGAGGTCGTCGAGCCGCTCGGGGTGCGCCTGTGCGGGGCCGCCCGCGTCGACGCCGTCGCCACCGGCCTCGCCAAGGACGACGGGGACAAGCACACCGACCTCAAGACCCTGCTGCCCGCCGTACCCCGGGAGCTCGCCGACCGGGTCGCCGCCCAGGTCCTGCGCGAGCCGGAGCCGCCCACCGGGACGCCGCTCGCCGCCCACCCCCGCGCCGCCCGCACCCGCCGGCTGCGCTGGGCCCTGTGGACCGTAGCGGCCCCGGTCGCCCTCCTCGTCGGCCTCGGGCTCCTCCTCACCCCGGTCCTGCTGTACGTGGCGGCGGGCTGCGCTGTCGTCCTCACCCCGCTCGCCGTGCTCCTCGCCCTCGACGCGTACCGCAGTCTCGGACACGGCGTCAGCGGCGACTATCTGGTGGCCCGTTCGGGCACGGTCCGGCGCGCCACGGTCGCCCTGCAGCGCTCCGGCGTCATCGGCTGGACCGTCAAGCAGTCGTACTTCCAGCGCCGCGCGGGCCTCCTCACCCTGACCGCGACGACAGCTGCCGGCGAGGGCGCGTACGACATCTACGACGCGGGCGAGAGCCAGGGCCTGACCTTCGCCGCCGAGGCCGTACCGGACCTCCTCGCGCCCTTCATCGAGCCCGTACCGACGCCGGAGGCCCGGTCCACCGAGCAGTGA
- the pgl gene encoding 6-phosphogluconolactonase produces MSTPQLVVHRDKELMAQAAAARLITKIVDAQATRGSASVVLTGGRNGNGLLAALGTAPARDAIDWSRLDLWWGDERFLPEGDPERNVTQAREALLDRVPLDPARVHAMPASDGPYGADVDAAAAAYAEELAAATGPGDHGRVPTFDVLMLGVGPDTHVASLFPELPGVRETERTVVGVHGAPKPPPLRVSLTLPAIRAAKEVWLLAAGEDKAKAAAIALSGAGEVQAPAAGAYGRSRTLWLLDAAAASELPRSLYPPASA; encoded by the coding sequence GTGAGCACCCCTCAGCTGGTCGTCCACCGCGACAAGGAGCTGATGGCGCAGGCGGCGGCAGCCCGGCTGATCACGAAGATCGTGGACGCCCAGGCCACCCGCGGCTCCGCCTCGGTGGTGCTGACCGGCGGACGCAACGGCAACGGCCTGCTGGCCGCGCTGGGCACGGCGCCCGCCCGGGACGCGATCGACTGGTCGCGGCTCGACCTGTGGTGGGGCGACGAGCGCTTCCTGCCCGAGGGCGATCCCGAGCGGAACGTCACCCAGGCCCGTGAGGCGCTGCTCGACCGGGTGCCCCTCGACCCGGCGCGGGTGCACGCCATGCCGGCCTCGGACGGACCGTACGGCGCCGATGTCGACGCCGCCGCGGCCGCGTACGCGGAGGAGCTGGCCGCCGCCACGGGTCCCGGTGACCACGGGCGGGTGCCGACCTTCGACGTGCTGATGCTGGGCGTCGGCCCGGACACGCACGTGGCCTCGCTCTTCCCCGAGCTGCCGGGGGTCCGCGAGACCGAGCGGACGGTGGTCGGGGTGCACGGCGCTCCCAAGCCCCCGCCGCTCCGGGTCTCCCTGACGCTCCCGGCGATCAGGGCGGCCAAGGAGGTCTGGCTGCTCGCGGCCGGCGAGGACAAGGCGAAGGCCGCGGCGATCGCGCTGTCGGGCGCGGGCGAGGTGCAGGCCCCGGCGGCGGGCGCCTACGGCCGCTCGCGCACGCTGTGGCTGCTCGACGCGGCCGCGGCCTCGGAGCTGCCGCGGAGCCTGTATCCGCCGGCTTCCGCCTGA
- the opcA gene encoding glucose-6-phosphate dehydrogenase assembly protein OpcA, producing MKTDLTDTTSSKINKALVLGRRAIGTPAVGMVLTLVIVTDEENAYDALKAANEASREHPSRTLVVIKRVSRSPRDRAKARLDAEVRLGADASTGETVVLRLYGEVVDHAQSVVLPLLLPDAPVVVWWPVNAPTDPANDPLGALAQRRVTDTYAAEQPIQELTARADTYTPGDTDLSWTRITPWRSMLAAALDQVVCEVTSAEVEGEEFNPSVELLAMWLAERLKVPVRRSKSAGPGLTSVRMETSSGPIVLDRPDGSLATLSIQGQPDRGVALKRRDTAELIAEELRRLDPDDTYATALKFGLERLDEEAATVAPEQVDEPVAEAVVVVESAAPASAKPAAKKAPAKKAAAK from the coding sequence ATGAAGACCGACCTGACGGACACCACGTCATCCAAGATCAACAAGGCGCTGGTGCTCGGGCGGCGGGCGATCGGCACGCCGGCCGTCGGCATGGTGCTCACCCTCGTCATCGTCACCGACGAGGAGAACGCCTACGACGCGCTGAAGGCGGCAAACGAGGCGTCCCGCGAGCACCCCTCGCGGACCCTCGTCGTCATCAAGCGGGTCTCGCGCTCGCCGCGGGACCGCGCCAAGGCACGACTCGACGCCGAGGTCCGCCTCGGCGCCGACGCCAGTACCGGCGAAACGGTTGTCCTCCGGCTGTACGGCGAGGTCGTCGACCACGCCCAGTCGGTGGTGCTTCCGCTGCTCCTCCCGGACGCCCCCGTCGTCGTCTGGTGGCCGGTGAACGCGCCGACCGACCCGGCGAACGACCCGCTGGGCGCGCTCGCCCAGCGCCGGGTGACCGACACGTACGCCGCCGAGCAGCCCATCCAGGAGCTGACGGCGCGGGCGGACACGTACACCCCGGGCGACACGGACCTCTCGTGGACCCGGATCACCCCGTGGCGCTCGATGCTCGCCGCCGCGCTCGACCAGGTCGTGTGCGAGGTCACCTCGGCCGAGGTCGAGGGCGAGGAGTTCAATCCCAGCGTCGAGCTGCTCGCGATGTGGCTGGCCGAGCGGCTGAAGGTGCCGGTGCGGCGCTCCAAGTCGGCGGGGCCCGGTCTCACCTCCGTACGGATGGAGACCAGCTCCGGCCCGATCGTGCTCGACCGGCCGGACGGCTCGCTCGCGACGCTCTCCATCCAGGGTCAGCCGGACCGTGGCGTGGCGCTCAAGCGCCGGGACACGGCCGAGCTGATCGCGGAGGAGCTGCGCCGGCTCGACCCGGACGACACCTACGCGACGGCGCTCAAGTTCGGTCTCGAACGGCTCGACGAGGAGGCGGCGACCGTCGCTCCCGAGCAGGTCGACGAGCCCGTCGCCGAGGCGGTCGTGGTCGTGGAGTCGGCGGCCCCAGCTTCCGCGAAGCCCGCCGCGAAGAAGGCCCCGGCCAAGAAGGCGGCGGCCAAGTGA
- the zwf gene encoding glucose-6-phosphate dehydrogenase — MSAVDGANPLRDAADRRLPRIAGPSGLVIFGVTGDLSRKKLMPAVYDLANRGLLPPGFSLVGFARREWQDEDFAQEVYEAVKQHARTPFREEVWQQLIQGMRFVQGDFDDDEAFEKLKSTVEELDKAQGTGGNFAFYLSVPPKFFPLVVQQLKKHGLADQKDGSWRRAVIEKPFGHDLVSAKELNEVVHEVFPPDAVFRIDHYLGKETVQNILALRFANTLFEPIWNRSYVDHVQITMAEDIGIGGRAGYYDGIGAARDVIQNHLLQLLALTAMEEPASFDADALAAEKTKVLGAVKLPKDLGETTVRGQYAAGWQGGEKAVGYLQEDGIDPQSKTDTYAAVKLEIDNRRWAGVPFYLRTGKRLGRRVTEIAVVFQRAPHSPFDHTATEELGRNAIVIRVQPDEGVTVRFGSKVPGTQMEIRDVSMDFAYGESFTESSPEAYERLILDVLLGDSNLFPRVEEVELSWKILDPIEQFWDKHGKPAQYQSGTWGPVEADEMLARDGRSWRRP, encoded by the coding sequence TTGAGCGCAGTCGACGGAGCCAACCCGCTCCGTGACGCCGCCGACCGACGGCTCCCGCGTATCGCGGGGCCGTCGGGCCTGGTGATCTTCGGCGTCACGGGCGATTTGTCCCGTAAGAAGCTGATGCCCGCCGTCTACGACCTGGCCAACCGCGGCCTGCTGCCGCCGGGCTTCTCGCTCGTCGGCTTCGCCCGCCGTGAGTGGCAGGACGAGGACTTCGCGCAGGAGGTCTACGAGGCCGTCAAGCAGCACGCGCGCACCCCGTTCCGCGAGGAGGTGTGGCAGCAGCTGATCCAGGGCATGCGGTTCGTCCAGGGTGACTTCGACGACGACGAGGCCTTCGAGAAGCTGAAGTCCACCGTCGAGGAGCTGGACAAGGCGCAGGGCACCGGCGGCAACTTCGCCTTCTACCTCTCCGTGCCGCCGAAGTTCTTCCCGCTGGTCGTCCAGCAGCTGAAGAAGCACGGCCTCGCCGACCAGAAGGACGGCTCCTGGCGCCGCGCGGTCATCGAGAAGCCCTTCGGGCACGACCTGGTCTCCGCCAAGGAGCTCAACGAGGTCGTCCACGAGGTCTTCCCGCCCGACGCGGTCTTCCGGATCGACCACTACCTCGGCAAGGAGACCGTCCAGAACATCCTGGCGCTCCGCTTCGCCAACACCCTCTTCGAGCCGATCTGGAACAGGTCGTACGTCGACCACGTCCAGATCACGATGGCCGAGGACATCGGCATCGGCGGCCGGGCCGGGTACTACGACGGCATCGGCGCCGCCCGTGACGTCATCCAGAACCACCTGCTCCAGCTGCTCGCGCTGACCGCGATGGAGGAGCCCGCCTCCTTCGACGCCGACGCGCTCGCCGCCGAGAAGACCAAGGTCCTCGGCGCGGTGAAGCTCCCCAAGGACCTGGGCGAGACCACGGTCCGCGGCCAGTACGCGGCCGGGTGGCAGGGCGGCGAGAAGGCCGTCGGCTACCTCCAGGAAGACGGCATCGACCCCCAGTCGAAGACCGACACCTACGCGGCCGTGAAGCTGGAGATCGACAACCGCCGCTGGGCGGGTGTCCCCTTCTACCTCCGTACGGGCAAGCGCCTCGGCCGCCGCGTCACGGAGATCGCGGTCGTCTTCCAGCGCGCCCCGCACTCCCCCTTCGACCACACCGCGACCGAGGAACTCGGCCGCAACGCCATCGTGATCCGGGTCCAGCCGGACGAGGGCGTGACGGTGCGGTTCGGCTCCAAGGTGCCCGGCACCCAGATGGAGATCCGGGACGTGTCGATGGACTTCGCGTACGGCGAGTCCTTCACGGAGTCCAGCCCCGAGGCGTACGAGCGGCTCATCCTCGACGTCCTGCTCGGCGACTCGAACCTCTTCCCGCGGGTCGAGGAGGTCGAGCTGTCCTGGAAGATCCTCGACCCGATCGAGCAGTTCTGGGACAAGCACGGCAAGCCCGCGCAGTACCAGTCCGGGACCTGGGGTCCGGTCGAGGCGGACGAGATGCTCGCACGAGACGGACGGAGCTGGCGCCGGCCATGA